In Trichomycterus rosablanca isolate fTriRos1 chromosome 2, fTriRos1.hap1, whole genome shotgun sequence, the genomic window ttttgagatcactctgctgattaaaactcttcccacactgtgagcactgaatcGGTTTTGCTCCagagtgaatgcgctggtggattttgagataAATCAGGTGataaaaactcttcccacactgtgagcactgatacggtttctctttagtgtgaatgcgctgatgtctTTTGAGAACACTCTGTTGACTAAAACTCTTAGTACACTGTGAgaactgatacggtttctctcctgtgtgaatgcgctggtgtcttttaagatcACTCTGACGATAAaagctcttctcacactgtgagcactgatgcggtttctctccagtgtgaatgcgctggtggctCTTGAGATTACACTGTTGataaaaactcttctcacactgtgagcactgatacggtttctctccagtgtgaatgcgctggtggctCTTGAGATTACACTGTTGataaaaactcttcccacactgtgagcactgatacggtctctctccggtgtgaatgtgctggtgtagtttgagatgactctggcgattaaaactcttcccacactgtgagcacacatacggtttctctccggtgtgaatgcgctggtgtattttgagagcactctggctattaaaacttttcccacactgtaagcactgatacggtttctctccagtgtgaatgcgctggtgtattttgagaacaCTCTCGCgattaaaacttttcccacactgtgagcactgatacggtttctctccagtgtgaatgcgctggtgtgttttgagatcaccctgatgattaaaactcttcccacactgtgagcactgatacggtttctctccagtgtgaatgcgctggtgtcttttaagagCACTGGGATAACTAaagctcctcccacactgtgagcagacgttccttctgttctgttctctggtgagagagctgttaatgctgacagcaccagaggacgtctgctgatcactggagcttctggtgggcgtcagatcctcatgttcagtctcaatcttcaccagggtctcatatttgacactgtggggggtcttgatgtgtttgtggagatgattttgggttgtacaggaacgtggactcgaggagcagcagaaatccttgttcaatcctgaagaagagaaacacaagctgctcttgtaacaccatcaattacaaacatcacaataaacacagagcagatcaaATGATTTTCAAA contains:
- the LOC134335065 gene encoding zinc finger protein 501-like isoform X1; protein product: MFLTCCTVGICGVLSVYPSTSVCVSIRSLIMQSAEEGHVAPVDLEDEGFQKKLIKKEEDEDESFCCEVSLIPLELITSDRHLSSVYQSLGGVLPQKKEEPEDEDDLRLNKDFCCSSSPRSCTTQNHLHKHIKTPHSVKYETLVKIETEHEDLTPTRSSSDQQTSSGAVSINSSLTREQNRRNVCSQCGRSFSYPSALKRHQRIHTGEKPYQCSQCGKSFNHQGDLKTHQRIHTGEKPYQCSQCGKSFNRESVLKIHQRIHTGEKPYQCLQCGKSFNSQSALKIHQRIHTGEKPYVCSQCGKSFNRQSHLKLHQHIHTGERPYQCSQCGKSFYQQCNLKSHQRIHTGEKPYQCSQCEKSFYQQCNLKSHQRIHTGEKPHQCSQCEKSFYRQSDLKRHQRIHTGEKPYQFSQCTKSFSQQSVLKRHQRIHTKEKPYQCSQCGKSFYHLIYLKIHQRIHSGAKPIQCSQCGKSFNQQSDLKRHQHIHT
- the LOC134335065 gene encoding zinc finger protein 501-like isoform X2, whose translation is MQSAEEGHVAPVDLEDEGFQKKLIKKEEDEDESFCCEVSLIPLELITSDRHLSSVYQSLGGVLPQKKEEPEDEDDLRLNKDFCCSSSPRSCTTQNHLHKHIKTPHSVKYETLVKIETEHEDLTPTRSSSDQQTSSGAVSINSSLTREQNRRNVCSQCGRSFSYPSALKRHQRIHTGEKPYQCSQCGKSFNHQGDLKTHQRIHTGEKPYQCSQCGKSFNRESVLKIHQRIHTGEKPYQCLQCGKSFNSQSALKIHQRIHTGEKPYVCSQCGKSFNRQSHLKLHQHIHTGERPYQCSQCGKSFYQQCNLKSHQRIHTGEKPYQCSQCEKSFYQQCNLKSHQRIHTGEKPHQCSQCEKSFYRQSDLKRHQRIHTGEKPYQFSQCTKSFSQQSVLKRHQRIHTKEKPYQCSQCGKSFYHLIYLKIHQRIHSGAKPIQCSQCGKSFNQQSDLKRHQHIHT